The Fusobacterium necrophorum subsp. necrophorum genome includes the window CAGGGAGAGATTGATTTGGAATTGTTTTTGATTGAGGGAATCAACACTTCCTTGGAGGATTTAAAAGAATATGCGGACTTTGTAAAAACCTTATCCTATCGAAAGTTACAGCTGAATTCTCTGGACAGACTGGGAACGGAAGCTTGGGTAAAACCGGTCACTTATCCAAGACTGCTAGAAATCAAGAAATACTTGGAAGAACAGGGAGTCAGGTCGGTGGAAATCATCGAAACATTTACAACAAGAAAGAAGATAGAGGAAAATGAGGATAGACTCAAAGCGATGCAGGAAAGGAGGAAGTATAGCGAGGAAGAAATAAAAAGTCTATATAAATAAATAGAAAAAAGAAAGTCGAAAAGATTTTAAAAAAAATTATAAAAAATGTTTGACAAAATAGAGGAATTCGTGTAGAATAATACTTGTCCTGAGAGACACAAAAATGCCGCTTTAGCTCATCTGGTAGAGCAACTGACTTGTAATCAGTAGGTGATTGGTTCGACTCCGATAAGCGGCACCAGAGTGCCCCGTTCGTTCAGTGGTTAGGACATCAGATTTTCACTCTGGAAACAGGGGTTCAATTCCCCTACGGGGTACCACTACAATATAATAAAGAGGTGAGGTTCCCGAGCGGCCAAAGGGATCAGACTGTAAATCTGACGGCTCTGCCTTCGAAGGTTCGAATCCTTCCCTCACCACCACTATTTACTACACGATGCAGAAAGAGAAGGCTAAAGTGTGGTTTTTTTTTAAAATAAATTTTAAGCTATGTAAAATAAAAAAACTGGAGGTATGAAAATGGCAAAAGAAAAATATGAAAGAAGTAAACCGCATGTAAACATCGGAACAATTGGACACGTTGACCATGGAAAGACAACTACCACAGCAGCAATTTCCAAAGTGTTATCTGACTTAGGATTGGCACAAAAAGTAGATTTTGACAAAATTGACGTAGCTCCGGAAGAAAAAGAAAGAGGAATTACCATCAATACCGCTCATATCGAATATGAAACGGAAGCAAGACACTATGCGCACGTAGACTGTCCAGGGCACGCGGATTATGTAAAGAACATGATCACAGGGGCAGCCCAAATGGACGGAGCGATCTTAGTCGTATCCGCAGCAGACGGACCGATGCCACAAACAAGAGAACATATTCTATTATCAAGACAAGTAGGAGTACCATACATCGTAGTATATTTGAATAAAGCGGATATGGTAGAAGATGAAGAATTGTTGGAATTGGTAGAAATGGAAGTACGAGAATTGTTATCCGAATACGGATTCCCAGGAGATGAAATTCCAATTGTAACAGGATCATCTTTAGGAGCATTAAATGGAGAACAAAAATGGGTAGATAAAATTATGGAATTGATGAAGGCGGTAGACGAATACATTCCAACTCCGGAAAGAGCTGTGGATCAACCATTCCTAATGCCGATAGAAGACGTATTTACGATTACAGGAAGAGGAACGGTAGTAACCGGAAGAGTAGAAAGAGGAGTTGTCAAAGTAGGAGAAGAAGTAGAAATCGTAGGAATCAAAGCGACCACAAAAACAACTTGTACGGGAGTGGAAATGTTCCGAAAACTATTGGATCAAGGACAAGCGGGAGATAATATCGGAGCTTTGTTAAGAGGAACGAAGAAAGAAGAAGTGGAAAGAGGACAAGTATTGGCAAAACCGGGAAGTATTCATCCACATACGAACTTCAGCGGAGAAGTCTATGTATTGACCAAAGAAGAAGGAGGAAGACATACTCCGTTCTTCACAGGATACCGACCACAATTCTACTTCAGAACAACGGATATTACAGGTGCAGTAACCTTACCGGAAGGAGTGGAAATGGTAATGCCTGGAGATAATATCACAATGACGGTAGAATTGATTCACCCGATTGCAATGGAAACAGGATTGCGATTTGCGATTCGAGAAGGAGGAAGAACGGTAGCTTCCGGAGTAGTATCCGAAATTACAAAATAGTTTTTCCAAAAGCATAAGAAAGCAAGAGCCGGATTCGGAAGAGTCTGGCTTTTTTCTTTCTTCCGAAATAGTAGATAGGAAAAACTTCTGTTTCTTGACAAAGCAAAGAAGAAGAGTCCCTGAGAGTTGTCCGGATAGAAAGTAAAGACTGCTCCCTCGAAAAATCGGCATGTATGGCAATCCATTTTTTCTTTTTTTGCCGTTTTGGATACTGAACGGCGAAATACCGCTAAAATTCATAGTTTTCGCTAAAAATATGAGACGATTTTAGCCCTTTATAAAAAAAGAGTCTAGGGAAATTACCTGAAAGCTCTTTGAGGAGGCTTATTTTGCCTCTTATTTGTCAAGC containing:
- the tuf gene encoding elongation factor Tu, which gives rise to MAKEKYERSKPHVNIGTIGHVDHGKTTTTAAISKVLSDLGLAQKVDFDKIDVAPEEKERGITINTAHIEYETEARHYAHVDCPGHADYVKNMITGAAQMDGAILVVSAADGPMPQTREHILLSRQVGVPYIVVYLNKADMVEDEELLELVEMEVRELLSEYGFPGDEIPIVTGSSLGALNGEQKWVDKIMELMKAVDEYIPTPERAVDQPFLMPIEDVFTITGRGTVVTGRVERGVVKVGEEVEIVGIKATTKTTCTGVEMFRKLLDQGQAGDNIGALLRGTKKEEVERGQVLAKPGSIHPHTNFSGEVYVLTKEEGGRHTPFFTGYRPQFYFRTTDITGAVTLPEGVEMVMPGDNITMTVELIHPIAMETGLRFAIREGGRTVASGVVSEITK